The following are encoded together in the Pygocentrus nattereri isolate fPygNat1 chromosome 3, fPygNat1.pri, whole genome shotgun sequence genome:
- the pip5k1ab gene encoding phosphatidylinositol 4-phosphate 5-kinase type-1 alpha isoform X2 yields the protein MLAIQRRSSGSRKMASPEGPGSSQSMKKTIGHRGVDPTGETTYKKTTSSALKGAIQLGITHTVGSLSQKAERDVLMQDFYVVESIFFPSEGSNLTPAHHHGDFRFKTYAPIAFRYFRELFGIRPDDYLYSLCNDPLIELSNPGASGSIFYVSSDDEFIIKTVQHKEAEFLQKLLPGYFMNLNQNKRTLLPKFYGLYCVQAGGKNIRIVVMNNLLPRSVPMHLKYDLKGSTYKRRASPKEREKDVPTHKDLDFMQDMPEGIQLEPDNYNALSKTIQRDCLLLQSFKIMDYSLLVGIHNVDQAYRVRVGAGDSRGAEGTVTPDQRRPQAQKALYSTAMESIQGEARGRGTLDSEDQWGGIPARNSKGERLLLYIGIIDILQSYRFIKKLEHSWKALVHDGDTVSVHRPGFYAERFQRFMCSTVFRKALKSSPSKKSRGGCGQSVVRRLAMGNAPPAAQSSSHTLPDSRLVYRPHLIQSDVDTESGMQSGRPDLLPMTPPLAGTSSEFATTNSSLPPLRSVGVEVHKSASTEPDNGTPHCLGAEAVDEQFGNEDAISLKDIIPETNICF from the exons GGTCTAGTGGAAGTCGAAAAATGGCCTCACCAGAG gGTCCGGGGTCATCTCAGAGTATGAAGAAGACTATTGGCCACCGGGGTGTTGACCCTACAGGAGAGACCACCTACAAAAAG ACAACCTCATCTGCACTGAAAGGTGCGATCCAATTGGGTATCACTCATACGGTGGGGAGCCTGAGTCAGAAGGCTGAGAGAGATGTCCTAATGCAGGACTTCTATGTGGTGGAGAGCATCTTCTTCCCCAG TGAAGGCAGTAATTTGACTCCTGCCCATCACCATGGTGACTTCAGGTTTAAGACTTACGCCCCCATCGCCTTCCGCTACTTCAGAGAACTCTTTGGCATTCGACCTGATGACTATCTG taCTCCCTGTGTAATGATCCCCTGATAGAACTGTCTAATCCCGGAGCGAGTGGCTCTATCTTCTACGTTTCCAGTGATGATGAGTTCATCATCAAAACAGTCCAGCACAAAGAGGCTGAGTTCTTACAGAAACTACTGCCAGGATACTTCATG AATCTGAACCAGAACAAACGAACACTGCTGCCCAAGTTCTATGGGCTGTACTGCGTGCAGGCTGGGGGAAAGAACATCCGCATTGTGGTGATGAACAACCTGCTGCCGCGCTCTGTCCCTATGCATCTCAAATATGACCTGAAAGGCTCCACATATAAACGCCGGGCCTCAcctaaagagagggagaaagatgtACCCACACATAAAGATCTGGACTTTATGCAGGACATGCCTGAGGGCATCCAGCTAGAGCCAGACAACTACAACGCTCTCAGCAAGACAATCCAGCGAGACTGCCTG CTGTTGCAGAGCTTTAAGATCATGGACTACAGTTTACTGGTTGGAATCCATAATGTGGATCAGGCATACCGTGTGCGTGTGGGGGCAGGGGACAGCAGAGGGGCAGAGGGCACAGTGACACCTGACCAGCGGAGGCCACAGGCCCAAAAAGCACTCTACAGCACTGCCATGGAGTCCATCCAGGGAGAAGCACGTGGGAGGGGCACATTGGACAGCGAGGACCA atGGGGAGGCATCCCAGCCCGGAACAGTAAAGGCGAGAGACTGTTGCTTTACATTGGCATTATCGATATTCTACAGTCATACAG GTTCATCAAGAAGTTAGAGCATTCCTGGAAGGCACTTGTTCACGATGGG GATACAGTGTCTGTCCACAGACCAGGCTTCTATGCTGAGAGATTCCAACGCTTCATGTGCAGCACCGTGTTTAGGAAAGCAT TGAAGTCGTCCCCATCAAAAAAGAGTCGGGGAGGCTGTGGTCAGAGTGTCGTCAGGAGGCTTGCCATGGGCAACGCTCCTCCAGCAGCCCAATCGAGCAGTCACACGCTGCCGGACTCTCGCCTCGTCTACCGACCGCACCTTATCCAGTCTGATGTAGACACAGAGAGTG gcatgcagtcaggcagaCCTGATTTGCTTCCTATGACCCCTCCCTTGGCTGGAACCTCCAGTGAATTTGCAACCACTAATTCTTCACTGCCCCCACTCAG GTCAGTAGGGGTGGAAGTGCACAAATCTGCAAGCACAGAACCTGACAATGGCACCCCCCACTG TTTGGGAGCTGAAGCTGTGGATGAACAGTTCGGTAATGAAGATGCTATTTCTCTCAAAGACATCATTCCAGAGACCAACATTTGTTTT taa
- the pip5k1ab gene encoding phosphatidylinositol 4-phosphate 5-kinase type-1 alpha isoform X1 has product MATAGPADSGSTAPPGSSGSRKMASPEGPGSSQSMKKTIGHRGVDPTGETTYKKTTSSALKGAIQLGITHTVGSLSQKAERDVLMQDFYVVESIFFPSEGSNLTPAHHHGDFRFKTYAPIAFRYFRELFGIRPDDYLYSLCNDPLIELSNPGASGSIFYVSSDDEFIIKTVQHKEAEFLQKLLPGYFMNLNQNKRTLLPKFYGLYCVQAGGKNIRIVVMNNLLPRSVPMHLKYDLKGSTYKRRASPKEREKDVPTHKDLDFMQDMPEGIQLEPDNYNALSKTIQRDCLLLQSFKIMDYSLLVGIHNVDQAYRVRVGAGDSRGAEGTVTPDQRRPQAQKALYSTAMESIQGEARGRGTLDSEDQWGGIPARNSKGERLLLYIGIIDILQSYRFIKKLEHSWKALVHDGDTVSVHRPGFYAERFQRFMCSTVFRKALKSSPSKKSRGGCGQSVVRRLAMGNAPPAAQSSSHTLPDSRLVYRPHLIQSDVDTESGMQSGRPDLLPMTPPLAGTSSEFATTNSSLPPLRSVGVEVHKSASTEPDNGTPHCLGAEAVDEQFGNEDAISLKDIIPETNICF; this is encoded by the exons GGTCTAGTGGAAGTCGAAAAATGGCCTCACCAGAG gGTCCGGGGTCATCTCAGAGTATGAAGAAGACTATTGGCCACCGGGGTGTTGACCCTACAGGAGAGACCACCTACAAAAAG ACAACCTCATCTGCACTGAAAGGTGCGATCCAATTGGGTATCACTCATACGGTGGGGAGCCTGAGTCAGAAGGCTGAGAGAGATGTCCTAATGCAGGACTTCTATGTGGTGGAGAGCATCTTCTTCCCCAG TGAAGGCAGTAATTTGACTCCTGCCCATCACCATGGTGACTTCAGGTTTAAGACTTACGCCCCCATCGCCTTCCGCTACTTCAGAGAACTCTTTGGCATTCGACCTGATGACTATCTG taCTCCCTGTGTAATGATCCCCTGATAGAACTGTCTAATCCCGGAGCGAGTGGCTCTATCTTCTACGTTTCCAGTGATGATGAGTTCATCATCAAAACAGTCCAGCACAAAGAGGCTGAGTTCTTACAGAAACTACTGCCAGGATACTTCATG AATCTGAACCAGAACAAACGAACACTGCTGCCCAAGTTCTATGGGCTGTACTGCGTGCAGGCTGGGGGAAAGAACATCCGCATTGTGGTGATGAACAACCTGCTGCCGCGCTCTGTCCCTATGCATCTCAAATATGACCTGAAAGGCTCCACATATAAACGCCGGGCCTCAcctaaagagagggagaaagatgtACCCACACATAAAGATCTGGACTTTATGCAGGACATGCCTGAGGGCATCCAGCTAGAGCCAGACAACTACAACGCTCTCAGCAAGACAATCCAGCGAGACTGCCTG CTGTTGCAGAGCTTTAAGATCATGGACTACAGTTTACTGGTTGGAATCCATAATGTGGATCAGGCATACCGTGTGCGTGTGGGGGCAGGGGACAGCAGAGGGGCAGAGGGCACAGTGACACCTGACCAGCGGAGGCCACAGGCCCAAAAAGCACTCTACAGCACTGCCATGGAGTCCATCCAGGGAGAAGCACGTGGGAGGGGCACATTGGACAGCGAGGACCA atGGGGAGGCATCCCAGCCCGGAACAGTAAAGGCGAGAGACTGTTGCTTTACATTGGCATTATCGATATTCTACAGTCATACAG GTTCATCAAGAAGTTAGAGCATTCCTGGAAGGCACTTGTTCACGATGGG GATACAGTGTCTGTCCACAGACCAGGCTTCTATGCTGAGAGATTCCAACGCTTCATGTGCAGCACCGTGTTTAGGAAAGCAT TGAAGTCGTCCCCATCAAAAAAGAGTCGGGGAGGCTGTGGTCAGAGTGTCGTCAGGAGGCTTGCCATGGGCAACGCTCCTCCAGCAGCCCAATCGAGCAGTCACACGCTGCCGGACTCTCGCCTCGTCTACCGACCGCACCTTATCCAGTCTGATGTAGACACAGAGAGTG gcatgcagtcaggcagaCCTGATTTGCTTCCTATGACCCCTCCCTTGGCTGGAACCTCCAGTGAATTTGCAACCACTAATTCTTCACTGCCCCCACTCAG GTCAGTAGGGGTGGAAGTGCACAAATCTGCAAGCACAGAACCTGACAATGGCACCCCCCACTG TTTGGGAGCTGAAGCTGTGGATGAACAGTTCGGTAATGAAGATGCTATTTCTCTCAAAGACATCATTCCAGAGACCAACATTTGTTTT taa
- the pip5k1ab gene encoding phosphatidylinositol 4-phosphate 5-kinase type-1 alpha isoform X3 yields the protein MASPEGPGSSQSMKKTIGHRGVDPTGETTYKKTTSSALKGAIQLGITHTVGSLSQKAERDVLMQDFYVVESIFFPSEGSNLTPAHHHGDFRFKTYAPIAFRYFRELFGIRPDDYLYSLCNDPLIELSNPGASGSIFYVSSDDEFIIKTVQHKEAEFLQKLLPGYFMNLNQNKRTLLPKFYGLYCVQAGGKNIRIVVMNNLLPRSVPMHLKYDLKGSTYKRRASPKEREKDVPTHKDLDFMQDMPEGIQLEPDNYNALSKTIQRDCLLLQSFKIMDYSLLVGIHNVDQAYRVRVGAGDSRGAEGTVTPDQRRPQAQKALYSTAMESIQGEARGRGTLDSEDQWGGIPARNSKGERLLLYIGIIDILQSYRFIKKLEHSWKALVHDGDTVSVHRPGFYAERFQRFMCSTVFRKALKSSPSKKSRGGCGQSVVRRLAMGNAPPAAQSSSHTLPDSRLVYRPHLIQSDVDTESGMQSGRPDLLPMTPPLAGTSSEFATTNSSLPPLRSVGVEVHKSASTEPDNGTPHCLGAEAVDEQFGNEDAISLKDIIPETNICF from the exons ATGGCCTCACCAGAG gGTCCGGGGTCATCTCAGAGTATGAAGAAGACTATTGGCCACCGGGGTGTTGACCCTACAGGAGAGACCACCTACAAAAAG ACAACCTCATCTGCACTGAAAGGTGCGATCCAATTGGGTATCACTCATACGGTGGGGAGCCTGAGTCAGAAGGCTGAGAGAGATGTCCTAATGCAGGACTTCTATGTGGTGGAGAGCATCTTCTTCCCCAG TGAAGGCAGTAATTTGACTCCTGCCCATCACCATGGTGACTTCAGGTTTAAGACTTACGCCCCCATCGCCTTCCGCTACTTCAGAGAACTCTTTGGCATTCGACCTGATGACTATCTG taCTCCCTGTGTAATGATCCCCTGATAGAACTGTCTAATCCCGGAGCGAGTGGCTCTATCTTCTACGTTTCCAGTGATGATGAGTTCATCATCAAAACAGTCCAGCACAAAGAGGCTGAGTTCTTACAGAAACTACTGCCAGGATACTTCATG AATCTGAACCAGAACAAACGAACACTGCTGCCCAAGTTCTATGGGCTGTACTGCGTGCAGGCTGGGGGAAAGAACATCCGCATTGTGGTGATGAACAACCTGCTGCCGCGCTCTGTCCCTATGCATCTCAAATATGACCTGAAAGGCTCCACATATAAACGCCGGGCCTCAcctaaagagagggagaaagatgtACCCACACATAAAGATCTGGACTTTATGCAGGACATGCCTGAGGGCATCCAGCTAGAGCCAGACAACTACAACGCTCTCAGCAAGACAATCCAGCGAGACTGCCTG CTGTTGCAGAGCTTTAAGATCATGGACTACAGTTTACTGGTTGGAATCCATAATGTGGATCAGGCATACCGTGTGCGTGTGGGGGCAGGGGACAGCAGAGGGGCAGAGGGCACAGTGACACCTGACCAGCGGAGGCCACAGGCCCAAAAAGCACTCTACAGCACTGCCATGGAGTCCATCCAGGGAGAAGCACGTGGGAGGGGCACATTGGACAGCGAGGACCA atGGGGAGGCATCCCAGCCCGGAACAGTAAAGGCGAGAGACTGTTGCTTTACATTGGCATTATCGATATTCTACAGTCATACAG GTTCATCAAGAAGTTAGAGCATTCCTGGAAGGCACTTGTTCACGATGGG GATACAGTGTCTGTCCACAGACCAGGCTTCTATGCTGAGAGATTCCAACGCTTCATGTGCAGCACCGTGTTTAGGAAAGCAT TGAAGTCGTCCCCATCAAAAAAGAGTCGGGGAGGCTGTGGTCAGAGTGTCGTCAGGAGGCTTGCCATGGGCAACGCTCCTCCAGCAGCCCAATCGAGCAGTCACACGCTGCCGGACTCTCGCCTCGTCTACCGACCGCACCTTATCCAGTCTGATGTAGACACAGAGAGTG gcatgcagtcaggcagaCCTGATTTGCTTCCTATGACCCCTCCCTTGGCTGGAACCTCCAGTGAATTTGCAACCACTAATTCTTCACTGCCCCCACTCAG GTCAGTAGGGGTGGAAGTGCACAAATCTGCAAGCACAGAACCTGACAATGGCACCCCCCACTG TTTGGGAGCTGAAGCTGTGGATGAACAGTTCGGTAATGAAGATGCTATTTCTCTCAAAGACATCATTCCAGAGACCAACATTTGTTTT taa